The following are encoded together in the Corallococcus silvisoli genome:
- the epsB gene encoding GH44 family glycoside hydrolase EpsB has translation MADKAKQARWKRTVILTCAVLGGGAGVAMAQQGPPAPAKDAAPAPADATASVVLYDGGLKPGWNDIGWAPRELPKSAPARLRMFNYGGWILYQPKLAGAYGALSFRFTAPEAYGEFLDVRLDSAGPRVFPHVRISPEFIVRKDREWAEVVVPMEVLNPRNEPFDRVVMRASKDVGRDWVLFDKVALVPLSPDIAAARAAGGGRMGRGDGRESKMVIDCSGPAKPISPLIYGIALDGNKETTDTHQWKLGATIRRWGGNPTSRYNWKLGRAWNTGNDWYFRNVQLGFGADDFLESNRQHNMQSALTLPLLGWVAKDTSAVGFPVADFGPQQAQDDTEPAGGNGVRRDGTPLVPAAPTATSVQAPPEFISEWVKALKAADARRGGARGVNMYILDNEPALWSSTHRDVHPEPLTYDELLKRTIDYGTAVRRADPEAVIAGPAEWGWTNYFWSAADFAPGRPPYTDRRAHGDVALLPWYLRELRDHEKKTGVRVLDVVDVHFYPQSNVGLGLEGATDPDTNARRIRSTRALWDPTYKDESWIAEPIQLIPRVKQWISENYPGRGLSIGEYNFGAMKHMSGGLAQAEALGRFGQQGLTSAFFWQYPAENSPTFWAFRAYRDFDGKGGRFQDNALSTTAPEGTSLFASRDASGKKLTAVLLNFDPEQAAQAQLEFKGCGALNTVRVLGYSGAPGGFTEQAQGTQADQTLSQRLPPYSITVLDLTVK, from the coding sequence ATGGCTGACAAGGCGAAGCAGGCGCGGTGGAAGCGGACCGTCATCCTCACCTGCGCGGTGCTGGGCGGCGGCGCCGGCGTGGCCATGGCCCAGCAGGGCCCCCCCGCGCCCGCGAAGGACGCGGCCCCCGCGCCCGCGGATGCCACGGCCTCCGTCGTCCTCTACGACGGCGGCCTCAAGCCCGGGTGGAACGACATCGGGTGGGCGCCGCGCGAGCTGCCGAAGAGCGCCCCCGCGCGCCTGCGGATGTTCAACTACGGCGGGTGGATCCTCTACCAGCCGAAGCTCGCGGGCGCGTATGGCGCGCTGAGCTTCCGCTTCACCGCGCCGGAGGCCTACGGCGAGTTCCTGGACGTGCGCCTGGACTCGGCGGGCCCCCGGGTGTTCCCGCACGTGCGGATCAGCCCGGAGTTCATCGTCCGGAAGGACCGCGAGTGGGCGGAGGTCGTCGTGCCCATGGAGGTCCTCAACCCGCGCAACGAGCCGTTCGACCGCGTGGTGATGCGCGCCTCGAAGGACGTGGGCCGCGACTGGGTGCTCTTCGACAAGGTGGCCCTGGTGCCGCTGTCGCCGGACATCGCCGCCGCCAGGGCCGCGGGCGGCGGGCGCATGGGCCGGGGCGACGGCCGCGAGTCGAAGATGGTCATCGACTGCTCCGGCCCCGCGAAGCCCATCAGCCCGCTCATCTACGGCATCGCGCTGGACGGCAACAAGGAGACCACGGACACGCACCAGTGGAAGCTGGGCGCCACCATCCGCCGCTGGGGCGGCAACCCCACCTCCCGCTACAACTGGAAGCTGGGGCGCGCGTGGAACACCGGCAACGACTGGTACTTCCGCAACGTGCAGCTGGGCTTCGGCGCGGATGACTTCCTGGAGTCCAACCGCCAGCACAACATGCAGTCCGCGCTCACGCTGCCGCTGCTCGGCTGGGTGGCCAAGGACACGTCCGCCGTGGGCTTCCCAGTGGCGGACTTCGGCCCGCAGCAGGCCCAGGACGACACGGAGCCCGCGGGCGGCAACGGCGTGCGCCGCGACGGCACGCCCCTGGTCCCCGCCGCGCCCACCGCCACCAGCGTGCAGGCCCCGCCGGAGTTCATCTCTGAATGGGTGAAGGCGCTGAAGGCCGCGGACGCCAGGCGCGGCGGCGCGCGCGGCGTGAACATGTACATCCTGGACAACGAGCCCGCCCTCTGGAGCTCCACGCACCGGGACGTGCACCCCGAGCCGCTCACCTACGACGAGCTGCTCAAGCGCACCATCGACTACGGCACCGCCGTGCGCCGCGCGGACCCCGAGGCCGTCATCGCCGGCCCCGCGGAGTGGGGCTGGACGAACTACTTCTGGTCCGCCGCCGACTTCGCCCCCGGCCGCCCGCCCTACACCGACCGGCGCGCGCACGGCGACGTGGCGCTCCTCCCCTGGTACCTGCGCGAGCTGCGCGACCACGAGAAGAAGACCGGCGTGCGCGTGCTGGACGTGGTGGACGTGCACTTCTACCCGCAGAGCAACGTGGGCCTGGGCCTGGAGGGCGCCACCGACCCGGACACCAACGCGCGGCGGATCCGCTCCACCCGCGCGCTGTGGGACCCGACCTACAAGGACGAGTCGTGGATCGCGGAGCCCATCCAGCTGATCCCCCGCGTGAAGCAGTGGATCTCGGAGAACTACCCCGGCCGGGGCCTGTCCATTGGCGAGTACAACTTCGGCGCGATGAAGCACATGAGCGGGGGCCTGGCGCAGGCGGAGGCCCTGGGCCGCTTCGGCCAGCAGGGGCTCACCTCCGCGTTCTTCTGGCAGTACCCCGCGGAGAACAGCCCCACGTTCTGGGCGTTCCGCGCGTACCGCGACTTCGACGGCAAGGGCGGCCGCTTCCAGGACAACGCCCTGTCCACCACGGCGCCGGAGGGCACCAGCCTCTTCGCGTCCCGGGACGCCTCCGGCAAGAAGCTCACCGCCGTGCTGCTCAACTTCGACCCCGAGCAGGCCGCCCAGGCGCAGCTGGAGTTCAAGGGCTGCGGCGCGCTCAACACCGTGCGCGTGCTGGGCTACTCGGGCGCGCCCGGCGGCTTCACCGAACAGGCCCAGGGCACCCAGGCCGACCAGACCCTGTCGCAGCGCCTTCCCCCCTACTCCATCACCGTGCTGGACCTCACGGTGAAGTGA
- a CDS encoding RNA polymerase sigma factor, with amino-acid sequence MADKEMQTFAALVIQFRSGLLKHAQRILGNAADAEDLVQHALDEAWKERLHLQGAEAFRAWTGRVINTRAISLLRHHRAEQRKAVNAGWVTVLSDDPEEGEGGELWTFIQEKDLREAVDRLPPQQREVFHLRAQGRSYVSIGVQVGRSTGTVGWWLHQVREQLRERLLPIAEQRRLSVGAWH; translated from the coding sequence ATGGCTGACAAAGAGATGCAGACGTTCGCAGCGCTGGTCATCCAATTCCGGTCGGGGCTGTTGAAGCACGCCCAGCGCATCCTGGGGAACGCCGCGGATGCGGAGGACCTGGTGCAGCACGCGCTGGACGAGGCGTGGAAGGAGCGGCTGCACCTGCAGGGGGCGGAGGCCTTCCGGGCGTGGACGGGGCGGGTCATCAACACGCGGGCCATCAGCCTCTTGCGGCATCACCGGGCGGAGCAGCGCAAGGCGGTGAACGCGGGCTGGGTGACGGTGCTGAGCGATGATCCGGAGGAGGGGGAGGGTGGGGAGCTGTGGACGTTCATCCAGGAGAAGGACCTGCGCGAGGCGGTGGACCGGCTGCCGCCGCAGCAGCGGGAGGTCTTCCACCTGCGGGCGCAGGGGCGCTCCTACGTGAGCATCGGGGTGCAGGTGGGCCGCTCCACCGGCACGGTGGGGTGGTGGCTGCACCAGGTGCGCGAGCAGCTGCGGGAGCGGCTGCTGCCCATCGCGGAGCAGCGCCGGCTCTCCGTGGGGGCGTGGCACTGA
- a CDS encoding DUF6119 family protein: protein MNLTVYLLRDVVSDLDQLQRKEGYRELKPSEALPFPCVAWVQANRPTPPKWTPWLETAFSVGALHLKNQSNSFVLFLKVDKRIFAITFGHGLGAIERSLIEPDFGLRVTLNEVDPGALDMVDTRRVDRVSRQRRTHLNAGRGVGEFDISTELDWFQKVSGRPLSTELTKKMVGADSLKLSMQCTVAELGEHCRTFLKQYRKRQYKKHFGFIDHLRPLKSRDPLLPLLEEALVGLLTAGSHEGLAVAFPEMPNEQILTWSLSQGHRLKEFEDFDIAQVFAFLDAHPEVPRVPQKIWVRGYNSEGEQLTAKDNLHLYLVAQVEHQGATYMLSLGQWFRVDTDYIAKVRRQVRALPDITAKLQLPKWSPAFKKEGQYNQHVGQTKNWLVLDAKPFYPESHTGKMEVCDLLSPNRDFIHVKDMKDSATLSHLFGQGSVSAMVFRSESAHADKVREHFHDHYGRANDFERMKGVPRVVYAIATSRQGSLADTLFFFSVVNLLEHVKTVQMAGFNVALCRIERESPAP, encoded by the coding sequence ATGAATCTGACCGTGTACCTGCTTCGCGACGTTGTCTCCGACCTCGACCAACTTCAGCGCAAGGAGGGCTATCGCGAGCTGAAGCCCAGCGAAGCGCTCCCCTTTCCCTGCGTCGCGTGGGTGCAGGCCAACAGGCCGACCCCGCCCAAGTGGACCCCCTGGCTGGAGACGGCTTTCAGCGTTGGGGCGCTCCACCTGAAGAACCAGTCGAATTCCTTTGTCCTCTTCCTCAAGGTGGACAAGCGCATCTTCGCGATCACCTTCGGGCATGGCCTGGGGGCCATCGAACGCTCCCTCATCGAGCCGGATTTCGGGTTGAGGGTCACCCTCAACGAGGTGGATCCGGGGGCGCTCGACATGGTGGACACCCGAAGGGTGGACCGGGTCAGCCGTCAGCGGCGGACCCACCTCAATGCGGGAAGAGGGGTGGGGGAGTTCGACATCAGCACGGAGCTCGACTGGTTCCAGAAGGTCAGTGGGCGTCCCCTGTCCACCGAGTTGACGAAGAAGATGGTGGGCGCGGACTCCCTCAAGCTCTCCATGCAATGCACCGTCGCGGAGTTGGGCGAACACTGCCGGACGTTCCTCAAGCAGTACCGCAAGCGTCAGTACAAGAAGCACTTCGGCTTCATCGACCATCTGCGGCCCCTCAAGTCTCGGGATCCGCTCCTGCCGCTGCTGGAAGAGGCGCTGGTCGGCCTGCTGACGGCTGGCTCCCATGAGGGGCTTGCCGTCGCGTTTCCGGAGATGCCCAACGAGCAGATCCTGACCTGGAGCTTGTCGCAGGGGCATCGCTTGAAGGAGTTCGAGGACTTCGACATCGCACAGGTCTTCGCCTTTCTAGACGCCCATCCCGAGGTGCCGCGGGTTCCTCAGAAGATCTGGGTACGCGGCTACAACTCCGAGGGAGAGCAGTTGACGGCGAAGGACAATCTCCACCTGTACCTGGTGGCTCAGGTCGAACACCAGGGCGCGACCTACATGCTGTCCCTGGGACAGTGGTTCCGGGTCGACACGGATTACATCGCCAAGGTGCGCAGGCAAGTGCGAGCGCTGCCCGACATCACGGCGAAGCTCCAGCTTCCGAAGTGGAGCCCCGCCTTCAAGAAAGAGGGGCAGTACAACCAACACGTGGGGCAGACGAAGAACTGGCTCGTGTTGGATGCGAAGCCGTTCTACCCCGAGAGCCACACGGGGAAGATGGAGGTCTGCGATCTGCTCAGTCCGAACCGGGACTTCATCCATGTGAAGGACATGAAGGACTCCGCCACGTTGAGTCACCTGTTCGGACAGGGGAGCGTGTCCGCCATGGTGTTCAGGTCGGAGAGCGCGCACGCGGACAAGGTCCGGGAGCACTTCCACGACCACTATGGACGCGCGAATGACTTCGAGCGCATGAAAGGAGTGCCGCGAGTCGTCTACGCGATCGCCACGTCCCGGCAAGGCTCCCTGGCGGACACGCTTTTCTTCTTCAGTGTCGTCAACCTCCTGGAGCACGTGAAGACCGTGCAGATGGCGGGCTTCAACGTCGCGCTCTGCAGGATTGAACGGGAGAGCCCCGCGCCCTGA
- the epsA gene encoding exopolysaccharide biosynthesis glycosyltransferase EpsA, which produces MTTAHAPAAASPRPRLSIGQLAIDQLSFPEAVTAIGALVDAHQGGYVFTANVDHVVLAETNTRFRDAYAKATISVVDGMPIVWASRMLDVSLPERIAGSDLILPLVKLGAERKWRIFLLGAGPGVAEKVGRQFQAEYPGIEVVGWDSPMVNLDAGDAQNDPIVARIREKDPHLLFVALGSPKQEVWISQVAQKLGPTVAIGIGAGFDFIAGTAKRAPEWISKAGFEWLYRLTHEPKRLWRRYILNDSQFGIILLRELWKRTSGRQGE; this is translated from the coding sequence TTGACCACCGCACACGCCCCCGCCGCCGCCTCTCCCCGCCCGCGCCTGAGCATCGGCCAGCTCGCCATTGATCAGCTGTCCTTCCCGGAGGCCGTGACCGCCATTGGCGCCCTGGTGGACGCGCACCAGGGCGGCTACGTCTTCACCGCCAACGTGGACCACGTGGTGCTCGCGGAGACGAACACCCGCTTCCGCGACGCGTACGCCAAGGCCACGATCTCCGTGGTGGACGGGATGCCCATCGTCTGGGCGTCGCGGATGCTGGACGTGTCCCTGCCGGAGCGCATCGCCGGCTCCGACCTCATCCTCCCCCTGGTGAAGCTGGGCGCCGAGCGCAAGTGGCGCATCTTCCTCCTGGGCGCCGGCCCCGGCGTCGCGGAGAAGGTGGGCCGCCAGTTCCAGGCGGAGTACCCCGGCATCGAGGTGGTGGGCTGGGACTCGCCCATGGTGAACCTGGACGCCGGCGACGCGCAGAACGACCCCATCGTCGCGCGCATCCGGGAGAAGGATCCGCACCTGCTCTTCGTCGCGCTGGGCAGCCCCAAGCAGGAGGTGTGGATCTCCCAGGTGGCCCAGAAGCTGGGGCCCACGGTGGCCATTGGCATTGGCGCCGGGTTCGACTTCATCGCCGGCACCGCCAAGCGCGCCCCGGAGTGGATCTCCAAGGCCGGCTTCGAGTGGCTCTACCGCCTCACCCATGAGCCCAAGCGCCTGTGGCGCCGATACATTCTCAACGACTCACAATTCGGCATCATCCTGCTGCGCGAGCTGTGGAAGCGCACCAGCGGTAGACAGGGAGAATGA
- a CDS encoding Ig-like domain-containing protein gives MSPVVYRSSPRWAACLAAFAAVLLSAFALPAAAATNTEATQKAIQFLSSDVANWTTSQNCIACHRQGAAVFGLSSAKANGYNMAQATSNGRTIQGNLDFLAERIKTDQKPAGNWLHEGSAYPNEKTSWASFGLAGFDQYVSTQYSSALVMAANWALGIQQASGRWPEDHINFPVDHGSVPLTARFIVTLAQAKQRVDPAKAAAYQTAIDKAAAYLRANLNNNDTSGTGDGMPYTFQKSWAIVGLKAAGPGTNGVNTTAIQTLANQMVAMPAVSGKGWGNLPSEASNDFATGIGVYAMCLAGLEPASNARLFNAIEWLKSRQAADGSWGSGTASPDIPTTFASLGLACFGDFSVEVSVVGEDTKMFPIYDPAIQETTYTFKVKNHGYQADTYTLSAAGGLPGWTATLSRPTVFLASGAESTVTLTVRAPANLLPSLLSEVTVKAASGGAVGVSASARVRTYTPPPPPVTGVATTTAILTPAANAQVTIGQATLLSARVRDASNVIVTGPLKGVVTFFVAGVAIGADDDADGDGVFSLPWSLATDTWSATGAQDYRAVYSGVTLQPAKPNLLGSTASQTLVINAYPYTPPEVIMGNQPAFLRETTLSVWGFVKPATNGAVITYAAFIVNGGTPVVVNPEASGGLVYTPVELVEGPNIIQLTGRDNLGGITTKQINLTVDRIPPVITIQSPVEGQVVGTAIVDVTSLIDEQTPTRVETQWVNSTLLEFGTGSVTHPVSLPNFGHQGILVRATDSAGNVTEAVVHVFVDAGTPTVTTDPADGATFGPRANHTLPYVIRVSSMSGTTVKLGSQTFQLPRGGGEIQTSVTLASGVNTFTIDVTNEAGRNVRTTRTVRYDTQAPTATLLTPAPGSTASGVITLSARVTDALSAIKNVAFTRDGSGIRAGTLQPNGTWTAELDTRELLDGTHTVDVWMTDAVDNFVIQSFNFTVKNH, from the coding sequence ATGTCACCTGTTGTCTACCGTTCGTCGCCCCGTTGGGCGGCGTGCCTCGCTGCGTTCGCGGCGGTGTTGCTGTCTGCCTTTGCCCTCCCGGCGGCGGCGGCCACCAACACGGAGGCCACGCAGAAGGCCATCCAATTCCTGAGCTCGGACGTGGCCAACTGGACCACGTCACAGAATTGTATCGCGTGTCACCGTCAGGGCGCGGCGGTGTTCGGTCTGTCGAGCGCCAAGGCCAACGGCTACAACATGGCCCAGGCCACCAGCAACGGCCGCACCATCCAGGGCAACCTGGACTTCCTGGCCGAGCGCATCAAGACGGACCAGAAGCCCGCGGGCAACTGGCTGCACGAGGGCTCCGCGTACCCGAACGAGAAGACGAGCTGGGCGTCCTTCGGCCTGGCGGGCTTCGACCAGTACGTGTCCACGCAGTACAGCAGCGCGCTGGTGATGGCGGCCAACTGGGCGCTGGGCATCCAGCAGGCCAGCGGCCGGTGGCCGGAGGACCACATCAACTTCCCGGTGGACCACGGCAGCGTGCCGCTCACCGCGCGCTTCATCGTGACGCTGGCGCAGGCGAAGCAGCGCGTGGACCCGGCGAAGGCGGCGGCGTACCAGACGGCCATCGACAAGGCGGCGGCGTACCTGCGCGCGAACCTGAACAACAACGACACGTCCGGCACGGGCGACGGCATGCCGTACACGTTCCAGAAGTCGTGGGCCATCGTGGGCCTGAAGGCCGCGGGCCCGGGCACCAACGGGGTGAACACCACCGCCATCCAGACGCTGGCGAACCAGATGGTGGCGATGCCGGCGGTGAGCGGCAAGGGCTGGGGCAACCTGCCGTCGGAGGCGTCCAATGACTTCGCGACCGGCATCGGCGTGTACGCGATGTGCCTGGCGGGCCTGGAGCCGGCCAGCAACGCGCGCCTGTTCAACGCGATTGAGTGGCTGAAGTCGCGGCAGGCCGCGGACGGCAGCTGGGGTTCGGGCACGGCGTCGCCGGACATCCCGACGACGTTCGCGTCGCTGGGTCTGGCGTGCTTCGGCGACTTCAGCGTGGAGGTGTCCGTGGTGGGCGAGGACACGAAGATGTTCCCCATCTACGACCCGGCCATCCAGGAGACGACCTACACGTTCAAGGTGAAGAACCACGGCTACCAGGCGGACACGTACACGCTGAGCGCCGCGGGCGGCCTGCCGGGCTGGACGGCCACGCTGAGCCGGCCCACGGTGTTCCTGGCCTCCGGCGCGGAGTCCACGGTGACGCTCACGGTGCGCGCTCCGGCGAACCTGCTGCCGTCGCTGCTGTCGGAGGTGACCGTGAAGGCGGCCTCGGGTGGCGCGGTGGGCGTGTCGGCCTCCGCCCGCGTGCGGACGTACACGCCGCCGCCGCCGCCGGTGACGGGCGTGGCGACGACGACGGCCATCCTGACGCCCGCGGCGAACGCGCAGGTGACCATCGGGCAGGCGACGCTGCTGTCGGCCCGGGTGCGGGACGCGTCCAACGTCATCGTGACGGGGCCGCTGAAGGGCGTCGTGACGTTCTTCGTGGCGGGCGTGGCGATTGGCGCGGATGACGACGCGGACGGCGACGGCGTGTTCTCCCTGCCGTGGAGCCTGGCGACGGACACGTGGTCCGCCACGGGCGCGCAGGACTACCGCGCGGTGTACTCGGGCGTGACGCTGCAGCCGGCCAAGCCGAACCTGCTGGGCAGCACGGCGTCCCAGACGCTGGTCATCAATGCCTATCCGTACACCCCGCCGGAGGTCATCATGGGCAACCAGCCCGCGTTCCTCCGCGAGACGACGCTGTCGGTGTGGGGCTTCGTGAAGCCCGCGACCAACGGCGCGGTCATCACCTACGCGGCGTTCATCGTGAACGGCGGCACGCCGGTGGTGGTGAACCCCGAGGCCAGCGGCGGTCTGGTGTACACGCCGGTGGAGCTGGTGGAGGGGCCGAACATCATCCAGCTCACGGGGCGCGACAACCTGGGCGGCATCACGACGAAGCAGATCAACCTGACGGTGGACCGCATCCCGCCGGTCATCACCATCCAGTCGCCGGTGGAGGGCCAGGTGGTGGGCACGGCCATCGTGGACGTGACGAGCCTGATTGACGAGCAGACCCCGACGCGCGTGGAGACGCAGTGGGTGAACAGCACGCTGCTGGAGTTCGGCACCGGTTCGGTGACGCACCCGGTGAGCCTGCCCAACTTCGGCCATCAGGGCATCCTGGTGCGCGCCACGGACTCGGCGGGCAACGTGACGGAGGCCGTGGTGCACGTGTTCGTGGACGCCGGCACCCCCACGGTGACGACGGACCCGGCGGACGGCGCCACCTTCGGGCCGCGCGCGAACCACACGCTGCCGTATGTGATTCGCGTGTCGTCCATGTCTGGCACGACGGTGAAGCTGGGCAGCCAGACGTTCCAGCTGCCGCGCGGCGGCGGTGAAATCCAGACGTCGGTGACGCTGGCGTCGGGGGTGAACACGTTCACCATCGACGTGACGAACGAGGCGGGCCGCAACGTCCGCACCACGCGCACCGTGCGCTATGACACCCAGGCGCCG
- the epsE gene encoding exopolysaccharide biosynthesis GT4 family glycosyltransferase EpsE, whose amino-acid sequence MQKIGYLIPEFPGQTHIFFWRELQALPGKGVSPELVSTRPPPARIISHSWAREAMARTEYLAPPGPWGVAKAALEVARAMPTGWARCLASIARAEGLDAKGRAQLLAFAVMGGRLASLARERGWTHVHVHSCANAAHVAMFAHLLSGLTYSMTLHGPLDDYGPNQREKWRHSRFAFVITKKLLGEVNQELAGSLPERIELAPMGVELARFQRTVPYEPWSGEGPLRLFACGRLNPCKGHADLIDAVGMLRKKGIDARLSIAGEDEAGGTTYRKVLEAKLQQDGLQDAVTLLGAVSEDVVKDGIQRSHLFALASLQEPLGVAIMEAMAMRAPVVVTGAGGVKELVDDGVDGVLVQPQAPVELAEKLEKLARDPAEAVRLGEAGRRKVEQQFSSERSADMLAQMLGARPS is encoded by the coding sequence GTGCAGAAGATCGGCTACCTGATTCCCGAGTTCCCCGGGCAGACCCACATCTTCTTCTGGCGCGAGTTGCAGGCGCTGCCGGGGAAGGGCGTGTCGCCGGAGCTGGTGTCCACCCGTCCTCCGCCCGCGCGCATCATCAGCCACAGCTGGGCGCGCGAGGCGATGGCGCGCACGGAGTACCTGGCGCCGCCGGGGCCGTGGGGCGTGGCGAAGGCCGCGCTGGAGGTGGCGAGGGCCATGCCCACGGGCTGGGCGCGGTGCCTGGCGTCCATCGCGAGGGCGGAGGGGCTGGACGCGAAGGGGCGCGCGCAGCTGCTGGCGTTCGCGGTGATGGGCGGCCGGCTGGCGTCGCTGGCGCGCGAGCGCGGGTGGACGCACGTGCACGTGCACTCCTGCGCCAACGCCGCGCACGTGGCGATGTTCGCGCACCTCTTGTCGGGCCTCACGTACAGCATGACGCTGCACGGGCCGCTGGACGACTACGGGCCGAACCAGCGGGAGAAGTGGCGGCACTCCCGGTTCGCCTTCGTCATCACGAAGAAGCTCCTGGGGGAAGTGAACCAGGAGCTGGCGGGGAGCCTGCCGGAGCGCATCGAGCTGGCGCCCATGGGCGTGGAGCTGGCGCGCTTCCAGCGCACGGTGCCCTACGAGCCGTGGTCCGGCGAAGGCCCGCTGCGGCTGTTCGCGTGCGGCCGGCTGAACCCGTGCAAGGGGCACGCGGACCTCATCGACGCGGTGGGGATGCTGCGCAAGAAGGGCATCGACGCGCGGCTGTCCATCGCGGGCGAGGACGAGGCCGGCGGCACGACGTACCGCAAGGTGCTGGAGGCGAAGCTCCAGCAGGACGGCCTCCAGGACGCGGTGACGCTGCTGGGCGCGGTGAGCGAGGACGTGGTGAAGGACGGCATCCAGCGCTCGCACCTCTTCGCGCTGGCCAGCCTCCAGGAGCCGCTGGGCGTGGCCATCATGGAGGCCATGGCGATGCGCGCGCCGGTGGTGGTGACGGGCGCGGGCGGCGTGAAGGAGCTGGTGGACGACGGCGTGGACGGGGTGCTCGTGCAGCCGCAGGCCCCGGTGGAGCTGGCGGAGAAGCTGGAGAAGCTGGCGCGCGACCCGGCGGAGGCGGTGCGGCTGGGCGAGGCGGGCCGCCGCAAGGTGGAGCAGCAGTTCAGCAGCGAGCGCAGCGCGGACATGCTCGCGCAGATGCTGGGCGCGCGGCCGTCGTAG
- the epsD gene encoding exopolysaccharide biosynthesis glycosyltransferase EpsD, producing the protein MSPSDSPAPRISVVIATYNRLPLITRLLQQLAGQTLPPEEFEVVVVDDGSATDVRGPLLALKLPYTLRVEVQANAGAAAARHRGVLAAKAPTVLVTDDDMQVASDFLARHLAHHPHGSRNVVLGRIRPDPEIGDMPLFERWYAHLNNRMAEELSVPGAKARGNHLYTGNVSFPRADYVGVGGFDKTLGQSEDVELGLRLEKAGCAFLFAPDAYVLHGSDHVSFEKWIRRAHRYGMFDTHVSVKHPDVKGVNPWRLLFETNLLSRPLLASAVMAPEASRRLTNAVVTASGVADKLGLKGAAFAGTSVAYGMEYLRGARTEAGGWKGVAKGVARYLQGRGNPQG; encoded by the coding sequence ATGAGCCCTTCCGACTCCCCGGCCCCCCGGATCAGCGTCGTCATCGCCACGTACAACCGGCTGCCCCTCATCACGCGGCTGCTCCAGCAGCTGGCGGGCCAGACGCTGCCGCCGGAGGAGTTCGAGGTCGTCGTGGTGGACGACGGCTCCGCCACCGACGTGCGCGGGCCGCTGCTGGCGCTGAAGCTGCCCTACACCCTGCGCGTGGAGGTGCAGGCCAACGCGGGCGCCGCCGCCGCGCGGCACCGGGGCGTGCTGGCCGCGAAGGCCCCCACCGTCCTCGTCACCGACGACGACATGCAGGTGGCCTCCGACTTCCTCGCGCGCCACCTGGCGCACCACCCGCACGGCTCGCGCAACGTGGTGCTGGGCCGCATCCGGCCGGACCCCGAAATCGGCGACATGCCGCTGTTCGAGCGCTGGTATGCGCACCTCAACAACCGCATGGCGGAGGAGCTGTCCGTCCCCGGCGCGAAGGCGCGCGGCAACCACCTGTACACCGGCAACGTGTCCTTCCCCCGCGCGGACTACGTGGGCGTGGGCGGCTTCGACAAGACGCTGGGCCAGTCCGAGGACGTGGAGCTGGGCCTGCGCCTGGAGAAGGCCGGCTGCGCGTTCCTCTTCGCGCCGGACGCCTACGTGCTGCACGGCAGCGACCACGTCAGCTTCGAGAAGTGGATCCGCCGCGCGCACCGCTACGGCATGTTCGACACCCACGTCTCCGTGAAGCACCCGGACGTGAAGGGCGTGAACCCCTGGCGCCTGCTGTTCGAGACGAACCTCCTGTCGCGCCCGCTGCTGGCCTCCGCGGTGATGGCGCCGGAGGCGTCGCGCCGGCTGACGAACGCGGTGGTCACGGCCTCGGGCGTCGCGGACAAGCTGGGCCTGAAGGGCGCCGCGTTCGCGGGCACGTCCGTGGCGTACGGCATGGAGTACCTGCGCGGCGCCCGCACGGAGGCCGGCGGCTGGAAGGGCGTCGCCAAGGGCGTCGCGCGCTACCTGCAGGGCCGGGGAAATCCCCAAGGATGA
- the epsC gene encoding serine O-acetyltransferase EpsC: protein MFGALISDALEMAKAATGTSDAKSIAKVVLTSDSYRITALNRAREAALAFHIPLVNHVLRVAQTAVMGIEIGKDVTLGKGVYFVHSLGVVIGGDARIGDRVRFYGNNTVGTAKDNGYPTIEDDVWIGAGARILGPVRIGARSRIGANAVVLQDVPPDSVAVGIPARIFPRKDLDEVPL, encoded by the coding sequence ATGTTCGGAGCCCTCATCTCGGATGCGTTGGAGATGGCCAAGGCCGCCACCGGCACGTCCGACGCGAAGTCCATCGCCAAGGTGGTGCTGACCAGCGACTCGTACCGCATCACCGCGCTCAACCGCGCCCGTGAGGCGGCGCTCGCGTTCCACATCCCGCTGGTCAACCACGTGCTGCGCGTGGCCCAGACGGCGGTGATGGGCATCGAGATTGGCAAGGACGTGACGCTGGGCAAGGGCGTGTACTTCGTGCACAGCCTGGGCGTCGTCATCGGCGGGGACGCGCGCATCGGCGACCGCGTGCGCTTCTACGGCAACAACACCGTGGGCACCGCCAAGGACAACGGCTACCCCACCATCGAGGACGACGTCTGGATTGGCGCCGGCGCCCGCATCCTGGGGCCGGTGCGCATTGGCGCCCGCTCGCGCATCGGCGCGAACGCCGTGGTGCTCCAGGACGTGCCGCCGGACAGCGTGGCGGTGGGCATCCCCGCGCGCATCTTCCCGCGCAAGGACCTGGACGAGGTCCCGCTGTAG